One window of the Zea mays cultivar B73 chromosome 3, Zm-B73-REFERENCE-NAM-5.0, whole genome shotgun sequence genome contains the following:
- the LOC103649869 gene encoding beta-1,2-xylosyltransferase XYXT1 yields the protein MKSLVQSHINVGVIAGVLFVLLTYLVVSQQTAISRPNVVTTVAQWLSNKQQIGGGPGEKVVTTGEQQIADKQLIQGPSKTEKANKVVCSTEERLSDYCEVDGDVRVNGKAWSVDIVPPSGWSERREWKIRPYSRRSAANVDRLNVTQLQDPAAAPPCTVTHHVPGVVFALGGYSGNAFHDHADVLLPLFLASLRYGREVQFLVINRVQPWWLGKYRLALRRLSRYDVVNLDGDAHVRCFPHLTVGLRLHKDFGVVPEWVPGKRRVSMPDFTRFLREAYALPRGAPVSREPGKRPRLMLIQRQRSRRFLNGEEMARAAEAAGFEVVVTELMLDAAVDEQARVVNSFDVMVGIHGAGMTNEVFLPPGGVLIQVVPWGKLDLMARIEYGEPATDMGLKYLCYNVTLEESSLLELLGRDHPAIKDPDSVHRSGWAAMYDIYMTKQDVRLDITRFALTLAEAMDHLRRLQ from the exons ATGAAAAGCTTGGTTCAGAGCCACATCAACGTCGGCGTCATCGCCGGCGTGCTCTTCGTGCTCCTCACCTACCTCGTCGTCTCGCAGCAGACTGCCATCAGCCGCCCCAACG TTGTCACTACGGTAGCACAATGGCTCTCGAATAAGCAGCAGATCGGAGGAGGTCCCGGTGAAAAAG TTGTCACTACGGGAGAGCAACAGATCGCGGATAAACAGCTGATTCAAGGCCCAAGTAAAACAG AGAAGGCCAACAAGGTAGTGTGCAGCACGGAGGAGCGGTTGTCTGACTACTGCGAGGTTGATGGCGACGTCCGCGTCAACGGCAAAGCCTGGTCGGTGGACATCGTGCCGCCCTCGGGCTGGTCGGAGCGGCGGGAGTGGAAGATCCGGCCGTACTCGCGCCGGAGCGCGGCCAACGTCGACAGGCTCAACGTGACGCAGCTGCAGGACCCGGCGGCCGCCCCGCCGTGCACGGTGACCCACCACGTCCCAGGCGTCGTGTTCGCGCTCGGCGGGTACTCGGGCAACGCCTTCCACGACCATGCCGACGTGCTGCTGCCGCTGTTCCTCGCGTCGCTGCGGTACGGCCGCGAGGTCCAGTTCCTCGTCATCAACCGGGTGCAGCCGTGGTGGCTGGGCAAGTACAGGCTCGCGCTGCGGCGGCTGTCCAGGTACGACGTCGTGAACCTCGACGGCGACGCCCACGTCCGGTGCTTCCCGCACCTCACCGTGGGCCTCCGCCTGCACAAAGACTTCGGCGTCGTCCCCGAGTGGGTGCCGGGAAAGCGGCGCGTCTCCATGCCCGACTTCACCAGGTTCCTGCGCGAGGCGTACGCGCTCCCACGCGGCGCGCCGGTCAGCCGGGAGCCGGGCAAGAGGCCGCGGCTGATGCTGATCCAGCGGCAGCGCTCCCGGAGGTTCCTGAACGGGGAGGAGATGGCGcgggcggcggaggcggcggggTTCGAAGTCGTGGTGACGGAGCTGATGTTAGACGCGGCCGTGGACGAGCAGGCGCGGGTGGTGAACTCGTTCGACGTGATGGTGGGCATCCACGGCGCCGGGATGACGAACGAGGTGTTCCTGCCGCCCGGCGGGGTGCTCATCCAGGTGGTGCCGTGGGGAAAGCTGGACCTGATGGCTAGGATCGAGTACGGCGAGCCGGCCACGGACATGGGGCTCAAGTACCTCTGCTACAACGTCACCCTGGAGGAGAGCTCGCTGCTGGAGCTGCTGGGGCGCGACCACCCGGCGATCAAGGACCCGGATTCCGTGCACCGCAGCGGCTGGGCTGCCATGTACGACATCTACATGACCAAGCAGGACGTTCGCCTCGACATCACACGCTTCGCGCTCACGCTCGCGGAAGCCATGGACCACCTACGCCGCCTGCAGTAG